CGGAACGCCAGCGCGCAGCCCCAGGCGATCGAGTGCTCGTTGGCCACGCCAACGACGAGCGCGCGCTTGCCGGCCAATATCGGATAAACGGTTTCGGTATTCATTGCTGCTCCAGGATGTCAAGGGTGTGGCGGGCGATCATCAGTTCCTCGTTGGCGGGCACCACCCACACGGGCACGCGACTGCCGGCGGTGCTGACGCGGCGTACGCCGTCGCCACTGCGGTGGTTGGCGGCGGCGTCGAGCTGCACGCCGAGCCAGGCAGCATCGCGGCAGACCGCTGCGCGTAGCGCCGTGCTGTTCTCGCCGATGCCGCCCGAGAACACCAGCGCGTCGAGGCCGCCCAGGGCGGCGGCCAGCGAACCGAGCTCGCGCCCGATGCGGTAGACCAGCAGCGCGATGGCCGCCTGTGCGCGCGGATCGCCGCTTTGTTCCAGCGTGCGCATGTCCGACGACAGGCCGGACACACCCAGCAAGCCCGACTCCTGGTACAGCAGTTTTTGTACCGCCGCCACATCCATGCCCAATTCTTCGATCAGGTAAAGCACCACGCCGGGATCAAGCGCGCCGCAGCGCGTGCCCATCGGCAGGCCATCGACGGCGGTAAAACCCATGGTGCTGGCCACGCTGCACCCGCCGCGCATGGCGCACATGCTGGCGCCGTTGCCCAGGTGCGCGGCCACCACCTTGGCGTTGGCCAGGTGCGGATCGGCCTGCGGCAGCGTGGCGGCAATGTATTCGTACGACAGGCCGTGGAAGCCGTAACGGCGAATACCGAGGTCGGTGATGCGGGCCGGCAGCGCAAACGCCTGCGCTGCGGCCGGCTGGCCGGTGTGGAAGGCGGTGTCGAAGCAGCCCACTTGCGGAACCTGCGGCGCCATGGCGAACATCGAGCGTACCGGGGCCAGGTTGTGTGGCAGGTGCAGCGGCGCCAGCGGCACCAGGGTATCGAGCTGCGCCAGTACGCCGGCGTCCAGCAGTTGCGGCCCGCTGTAATCGACACCGCCGTGGACGATGCGGTGACCCACGGCCACCACGCGCCGCCCGGCCAGGTGCGACTGCGCGAAGTCGATCAGGAAGCGCATGCCCGCCGCGTGGTCGATCGCGCCGCCGCTCCAGCGGTGTTCGTCGATGACGGCGCCGGCGGCGTCCTGCGCCACGAAACGGGTCACGCCCGCGTACAGGTTCTCGATCTTGCCGCGCATGGCCAGTTCGAGCGCGGCGCCATCGTAGAGCGAGAACTTGATGCTCGACGAGCCGGCGTTGATGACGACGATGCTGTCCGTGGAATTCATCGTTCAGGCCACCACGTTGGCGCTGCGCAGCCGGTCGTGGGCCACCAGCACCGCCACCGCGCACGAGGCCAGGCGCGCGGACACCGTGTCGGCGCGGCTGGTGAGCACGATCGGCACGCGCGCGCCCAGGACGATGCCGGCGGCCGCCGCGCCCGCCATGAAGCTCAGGCTCTTGGCCAGCATGTTGCCGGCTTCCAGGTCGGGTGCGACCAGCACGTTGGCCCGCCCCGCCACCGGCGAGACCAGGTGCTTGATGGCGGCGGCGTGCGGGTCGATGGCGTTGTCCATGGCCAGCGGGCCGTCGAGGATGGCGCCGGTGATCTGGCCGCGGTCGGCCATCTTGCACAGCGCGGCAGCGTCGATGGTCGAAGGCATCTTGGCGCTGACCGTCTCCACCGCCGCCAGGATGGCGACCAGTACCGGGTCGAAGCGCAGCACGTGGGCCAGGTCGATGGCGTTCTGCACGATATCGACCTTGTCGGTCAGCGTGGGCACGATGTTGACGGCGGCGTCGGTGATGATCAGCGGGTCGGACCGGCCCGGTACGTCCATGACGAAGCAGTGGCTCAATCGGCGCGCCGTGCGCAGGCCGGTGGCCGTGGCCACCACGGCGCCCATCAATTCGTCGGTGTGCAGGCTGCCTTTCATGAGCACGGCCGCGCGGCCCTCGTGCACCAGCTCCACCGCGCGCGCGGCCGAGGCGTGGCTGTGCGGCGTGTCTTCGATGGGCAGGCCGGCGATGTCGAGGCCAGCCTCGTCGGCCACCTGGCGGATGCGCGCCGCAGGTCCGACCAGGATCGGTGCGATCAGCCCGAGCCGGGTGGCGTCGAGCACGCCTTCGAGCGCGCTGCGGTCGCACGGGTGGGCCACGGCGACCGTGACGTGGCCCGATTTGCGGGCGGCGTCGATCAGGCGGTCGTAGTTCGGATGAGGAATTTGCGTAACAGTCATCGTTGCTCCTGTGCGATATCAACGTCCATCATAACCAATAGTGCAAAAAACGCAATCGAAATTGCTGCGCTGCGGCAATACTTGCTTGCGGCGTGCTAGCGACAAACTGTCAGCCGGTTGCGCACTCGGCAGCTTGGGCAGGCGCTAGTATGCGTCATGCCTTCCATCAACTATTCCATCCGCCGCGCCTCGAACGTGGTACTGCTGTGCGCCAGCGCCTCGGCCTCTGCGCAAGTTTCCCCCATTGCGGCCGGGCCTGGCGACCTCCCTGCGGCCGCGCGTGGGGCGTTGCCTGCTGCCGGTCCGACGACCGTGCGTGGTGCGTTGCCTGCCGCCGCCGCTGTGCCAAATACGGCACCTGCGGACAAAGAGGAGAAAACAGTCAAAGCCGACCCGCCCGAACCGGAAGCCGACGCCGCCGCCGGCATAGCGTCGGTCACGGTCTCGGCCGAACGCCCCACCAACCGCATCGACCGCCAGGTCTATGACGTCAAGGACGATGCCGCCGCCAGCAATGCGTCGGTGGCCGATGCGCTCAACAAGGTGCCGTCGGTGGCGGTCGATCCGGATGGCACGGTCACGCTGCGCGGCAGCACCAATGTGCAGATCATGG
This is a stretch of genomic DNA from Duganella zoogloeoides. It encodes these proteins:
- a CDS encoding acetate/propionate family kinase, producing the protein MNSTDSIVVINAGSSSIKFSLYDGAALELAMRGKIENLYAGVTRFVAQDAAGAVIDEHRWSGGAIDHAAGMRFLIDFAQSHLAGRRVVAVGHRIVHGGVDYSGPQLLDAGVLAQLDTLVPLAPLHLPHNLAPVRSMFAMAPQVPQVGCFDTAFHTGQPAAAQAFALPARITDLGIRRYGFHGLSYEYIAATLPQADPHLANAKVVAAHLGNGASMCAMRGGCSVASTMGFTAVDGLPMGTRCGALDPGVVLYLIEELGMDVAAVQKLLYQESGLLGVSGLSSDMRTLEQSGDPRAQAAIALLVYRIGRELGSLAAALGGLDALVFSGGIGENSTALRAAVCRDAAWLGVQLDAAANHRSGDGVRRVSTAGSRVPVWVVPANEELMIARHTLDILEQQ
- a CDS encoding phosphate acetyltransferase — protein: MTVTQIPHPNYDRLIDAARKSGHVTVAVAHPCDRSALEGVLDATRLGLIAPILVGPAARIRQVADEAGLDIAGLPIEDTPHSHASAARAVELVHEGRAAVLMKGSLHTDELMGAVVATATGLRTARRLSHCFVMDVPGRSDPLIITDAAVNIVPTLTDKVDIVQNAIDLAHVLRFDPVLVAILAAVETVSAKMPSTIDAAALCKMADRGQITGAILDGPLAMDNAIDPHAAAIKHLVSPVAGRANVLVAPDLEAGNMLAKSLSFMAGAAAAGIVLGARVPIVLTSRADTVSARLASCAVAVLVAHDRLRSANVVA